The window CTATCCATTTCTCTTTTGATCGTCTTAAATTTAACACCTCTTTCCATCCGCCTGCACTCCTTATCAATCCACCTCCAGTTAAATCTTCACGCTTTGAATTGCCTTTTGCTTCTGCCACAAACTCCTCATATCTTCTCATAGCATCCAATTTATTTTTACCAAAATATTCAAGTATCTCATCTCTACTCTGCCATTCTGCTTTATTCTTATTCATCAATACCGAATGCCCGCTCCATTTGTAATCCCCTAACCCAGACATATCCCTAACTAGCCTTGCTCTTAATGCATTTAAATGTACATACCTTACCAATTCTAATAAGTAACTATCCTCCTGGCATAATATTGACTTATACCTTCCCTGATATAAATAGCCGCTCCGTTTATATTTCTTATTAAAATACAGCGCATATCCCGTGAGTATTTTTCTCATTAAGTCACTTAACGGCCTTTTGCCAGTTCTTATTATTAAATGAAAATGGTTGGGCATTAAGGCCCAACCATAGCACTTGTGTCCGGTTTCTTTTAGTCCTCCGGATACCCTGTTTAGAAACTCTTTTCTATCTAAATCATCTTTAAATATTTCTTTGCGTTCTATCCCTCTCTGTATAACGTGATATATGCCGCCTTCTACGTTTATCCTTCCTTGTCTAGGCATAGCTTTATATTATCATTTGCTGCCACCCTTGTCAATACCTTATTACCTAACTACGTCCCATAAGTTCTTATTTTCTAACTACGTCCCATAAGTTCTTATTTTTTGTTAAATATGCAAATAAAAAAACAACAGATTCCCGCCACACTACCGGCGGACAGGCTACTCTGTTG of the Candidatus Liberimonas magnetica genome contains:
- a CDS encoding transposase → MPRQGRINVEGGIYHVIQRGIERKEIFKDDLDRKEFLNRVSGGLKETGHKCYGWALMPNHFHLIIRTGKRPLSDLMRKILTGYALYFNKKYKRSGYLYQGRYKSILCQEDSYLLELVRYVHLNALRARLVRDMSGLGDYKWSGHSVLMNKNKAEWQSRDEILEYFGKNKLDAMRRYEEFVAEAKGNSKREDLTGGGLIRSAGGWKEVLNLRRSKEKWIADERILGDGEFVSTTLKQADEEMERKERLKKEGWEINRLVKTVCKLLGIDEKDIKRESRRSKLSQARSLIAYWGNKELGISGVELAGYFGITKSSISEAIVRGRKIAHENEYRIT